The following proteins come from a genomic window of Miscanthus floridulus cultivar M001 chromosome 2, ASM1932011v1, whole genome shotgun sequence:
- the LOC136538657 gene encoding glycerophosphodiester phosphodiesterase GDPD6-like, with amino-acid sequence MASFWHDVSLIVLVLLLIGVSNSKANPAAPPHSHSHSQLDVNHKKPIQTFRPYNIAHRGSNGELPEETAAAYLRAIEEGADFIETDILASKDGHLICFHDVTLDATTNVANHTEFADRKRTYEVQGENVTGWFIVDFTLKELKSLRVNQRLSFRDQRYNGKYQIITFEECILIALYADRIVGIYPEIKNPIFINQHVKWSGGKKFEDKFVEMLLKYGYKGEYMSEDWLKQPLFIQSFAPTSLIYISNVTNSPKLFLIDDTTIPTQDTNQSYYEITSNSYLEFIRNYVIGIGPWKDTIVPPNPKDNCLGQPTDLVARAHSLNLQVHPYTFRNENQYLHFDFHQDPYAEYEYWLNEISVDGLFTDFTGSLLKYQEWTTPYQKKEKNPEALLREIANMLKNDGY; translated from the exons ATGGCTTCCTTCT GGCACGACGTCTCTCTCATTGTCCTTGTGCTCCTCCTTATTGGGGTATCCAATTCCAAAGCCAAcccggcagcacctccccacagccacagccacagccaGCTGGATGTGAACCACAAGAAGCCAATACAGACGTTTAGACCTTACAACATTGCCCACCGAGGATCAAATGGTGAATTACCCGAAGAAACAGCGGCCGCCTACCTG AGGGCTATCGAAGAAGGCGCAGACTTCATCGAGACCGATATACTTGCATCAAAGGATGGGCATCTCATCTGTTTCCATGATGTAACACTGGACGCAACGACCAATGTTGCAAACCATACGGAGTTTGCTGACAGGAAGAGGACCTATGAAGTCCAAGGAGAAAACGTCACCGGATGGTTCATTG TGGACTTTACTCTTAAAGAGCTTAAATCACTGAGGGTGAACCAACGGCTCAGTTTCAGGGACCAACGATACAATG GGAAGTACCAGATTATTACGTTTGAGGAGTGTATCTTGATTGCGCTTTACGCCGACAGGATAGTCGGAATATACCCTGAGATCAAGAATCCCATCTTCATCAACCAGCAT GTCAAGTGGTCGGGTGGAAAGAAATTCGAGGATAAGTTTGTCGAGATGTTACTGAAGTATGGCTACAAAGGTGAATACATGTCTGAAGACTGGCTCAAGCAACCGCTGTTCATACAATCCTTCGCTCCAACCTCATTGATTTACATCTCCAACGTGACAAACTCTCCCAAACTGTTCCTAATCGATGACACAACAATTCCAACACAAGATACCAACCAG TCATACTACGAGATAACTTCAAATTCTTATCTTGAATTCATAAGAAACTACGTTATCGGGATTGGGCCATGGAAGGATACAATTGTTCCTCCAAACCCAAAAGATAACTGCTTAGGACAGCCCACCGATCTCGTTGCACGAGCACATTCTCTCAATCTTCAG GTGCATCCATACACTTTCCGAAATGAGAACCAATACCTGCACTTCGATTTCCATCAAGACCCTTATGCTGAATATGAGTACTGGCTCAATGAGATCAGTGTCGACGGGCTGTTCACTGATTTCACTGGTAGTCTGCTTAAGTACCAGGAATGGACTACACCATaccagaagaaggagaagaacccGGAAGCACTCTTGCGTGAGATCGCGAACATGCTGAAGAATGATGGCTACTGA